DNA from Leptotrichia trevisanii DSM 22070:
TTCCTGCTGAATTTGTTCCATTTGTTGTTATTATCCCATCTGTTGTTATTGTACCTGTCTTTTTTTTGTTTTTCACTGTACTATTATCAGCAAATATTCCTACTGATTTATTTCCAGAAGTTGTTATCACATTATTATTTGTTAATGTTGAACTTGCTTTTCCATAAATTCCTACAGAGCTTTTATTAGCAGTTGTTATTGTACCTGTATTTGCAATAGTTGAATTATTTAAATAAAAACCTACCGCTTCATCTTTTCCAGTTAATGCAAGGGTTCCAGCATTTGTTATTGTTGAATTTTTTAACCCTGAAACAGTCGTCTTCAAATTTGAAGTTATTGTTTTTCCTGTGTCAATTTTTGCAGTCCCTTTATTCATTACTAAAAATTGGGCACTGTCACTTAAATTACTATATTTAGTTGTAATCGGAATATCTGTGTCTATGTTTAATTTTGAACCTTCATCTCCGTAAAGTATTGCACTGTTATCCCCCATTTTTGTAACAGTTATATTTTGTAATACTTCTTTTGTTCCTGCAAAAGTTGTTCCAGCTCCAGCATAAGCAAGTACAGCTCCATTGTCAAGACTTGCTTCTAACCCATTTACTACAAAAGTATCTTTTAGTTTATCAGGATTAGCAGAGTAAAGCCCTACAGTTTTAGGCCCCAAAGTCAGTTTAGCTCCACTATTAAATGTTGTTACAGAATTACCATCAGAATACACACCTATACCTGTTTTATCCGTAGAACCATTTACTTTAATCTCAGATGAAATAGTTCCTGTTGTTCCTGAGCCAATCGTATAAATACCAACGGCTCCTGCTCCTGCTGTTATCTTTTTACCACTTCCAGTATGTGTAAATTTTGAACCATCCTGAGCATATATTCCAACTGTTCCGGCTGTATTTACTGTTATATTCCCTGTATTGTTGAATGTCAAAGTTTGTGTTGCTGTTGGAGTTGTTCCACTTCCTGTATTTTGTAAAACAACAGCATGGCTTTCTTCTCCAGTTGTTGTTATAGTTCCGCTATTTTCAAATTTACCTTTATTTCCATAAAATCCTAGTGAATTTTTAGCATTTACAGTTATATTTCCAGCATTTGAACCTTCTCCTTTAAGTAAAACATATCCAAGTGATCTATTCCCGTTTACTAGGATATTTCCATCACTTGTAATATCAATTCTTCCTACTTTATTTTCTGTTGTTCCAGCTCCGCCTGTTCTCTTATTTCTAATATAATTATTTCCATCAACTACAGCACCATAATTCTCTTCAGCACCAGAGTCTATTGTAATATTTCCTTTTACAGTTACCGATCCTTCTTTTTGGATTCTAGCTCCAGCACTTTTTGTCGCATATTGTCCTATATTAACATTTCCGTCTAATTCAATTCCGTGTGTTCCAACTATAGTTCCTTTATTTTGTCTTGCATAATCATCATATTCATTCGTATCTACTGGTGTCGTCTGAACTTCTGCATAAACTCCTATCGCTCCATCAACTTTTCCAGTAGTAGCTGTTTTTGTTCCAACTTTTTCATAATTATTATCAGTTAAAGTTGTTGGATTTACTGTACCAATATTTATAACCCCTTGTGATGTATTGTAAACTCCCTGTATATTATGAAGTAATCCAATCCCAATAGAAGTATCACTATTTACATTAATAGTTCCAGAATTTACAATTTTACTTTCAAACTTAGAATCTTTTGTACTTGCAAATTTTCCACCTCTTCCAACTATAGTTCCTGCATCAGAATTAGCTTTATAATTATCATAAGTTACAACTGCTGTTTGTCTTGGGTTTCCTACAGTAGTTATCCCATAACTTCCATAACCATTCAATGTTATTGTTCCACCTACATTAGTCCCCGCCATCATATTCAATCCAGATGTTTTATCATTTAAATCTTGATTTGAATTTTCAGGTTTTAATTGAATACCTGCACTTTCAATCCCAGCTATTACTATTTTCCCTTTATTTATTATTTCATTTCTAGTATTATTACTTGATTTATCATTGTTATTAAATCCAAATCCTACTTGATTTTTTAAAACATTATTTACAGAACCTTTTCCAAATCCAATAATATTTCCATTTTCTCCATTTATAATTTTTATATTTGCAACTTTATCAATATTAGAAAATTCAGAGCCTGTATTTACACTAGTTGATGGAGAGTATCTCGTATGAGTTCCCTGGACATCTATTCCAACTGTTGCATTATTTTTTAAATTTATCGTTCCAGAAAATGTAAACGGTGCATAATTACTATCGTCAACTCCTTCATCTATATCAAAAGCTCTTGTATTTGTTCCAGTTACATTTACTGTTACTTTCTCAAATTTATCAAGATTTTTTACATATCCCCAACTGGAAATCCAATCTCCTGTTGGAAATCCAGTTGCTGCAGGATTTCCATTTGTAGTAACCTCAATTGTTTTATTATTTAAAGTATTGTCATAACTTCGACTATGATATTTACGGCCTGGTTCACTACTTTCTCCCGCTGCTCCTATACTAAAGTTTACCGGATTTACTGCATCAAATTGTGGTGTATTAACAGTTACTGCTTTCGGTTTAGTTACACTTATTGTACTAACTTCTGAAACATTTGGAGCATCAATGTTCAATGGGCTCACAGACGGAGTTGGTGGAGTAATTGACAAAGTTAATTCTGGAGGTGTTATATTTACTCCTATCGTCGGTGCTGACAAATTCATTGAGATAGTCGGTACTGTCACTGTAGGTGGTGTATCGGGTTCCTGTGGATTTGGCACTTCAATTTTTACAGGATTGAGTGTAGGCAGTATAATTGAAGGTGCTGTTATCGGTGTAGTCACACTCAAATTAATCGCAGGACGCACTACTTCCCTTGGCATATCAATTTGTGGATTAATTGCTATTTCCTCTTTTGTAACAGATTTTGGACGTACATTTGCCATTATCTGAATTTCCACTTCCGGTTCCTGAACGTGTAACAATGAAGCCAGCCCATAAGCTCTTGAATCCACATTTGAAGAATTTAATGCCGCTTTCCCAAATCCTTTACGTCTATTTGACAAAATTCCATTATCTGCCCAGTTTCCACGGGTAAAGATTCCATTAAACGGATATTTTGTAGCTTTATCTCCTCTACCTTTGTAAGTTCCGTTGCTATTTGATATAAAAGTATTTGCCCCAAATTGCCATGAAGCCCATTTTGATTTTACAACCTGATCCCCTTGTTCCATTAATTGAACCAATTCTAAATTTAAGTCTTCTATTGCCTCTTCATTCGCTTTTTTCTTTTTCTTAATTGCAGTACGTGTCTTATCAGCCGACATTACCAGCTCCTTGTTCATACGCTCATAAAGAACATTTGAAGATGTGTTCAAACCAATCGAAAACGTTATCATCCCTGTTATCAAATACGAAAACAGCAGTGATTCCGTGTATTTTACATTTTTTGCCCTTTTCGCAAAGGCTTTCAAATCTTTTTTTGCCTGTTTTAAATTGTTACTCATACTTTCTCCTTTTTTACTTTATTTTTCAAAATTAGACAGAAAAACACATAATTTTCTAATTATTTCACTATCTAATTTATCATTTTTAAATTTTTAAATTTTTAAATCTTTATGACTCTGTAATAATTACAATCTAAAATGTTTACATAATTATAGCCAATCAATCTAAAATATTTAATAGTGTATCCAACTTTATTCAAAATCATGCAAAAAATAAGGAAACTATGAATTTGAGCAAAGTTGCATAATAACTTATGAATTTATACTAAAATTATTTTAAAACTGAACTCAAAAATTGTAAATTAAGTCCTAAATTAATATGATTTTGTGTTAAATTAATTTTAAAATATTCAAAGTATATTCCAAAAGTTTTACTATAATAATTTTAAATTGATTGACTTTTTAAATTATATTATTTTAATTTTCAATTATAATTCAAATTTAAATCTAAAATTTGTTTCGTTTTCGTACTATTATAACATTTTTTTATTTCTATTACAACAAAAAAATCTCTCTTTTTATATAAATTTTAGAGAGATTTCTTTAATATTGTTATTTTTTAACTGTATATTACATTATTTTTTGATTATAAGACGTTTATTTTATAATTAATGTACTTCCATCCATTTCAGCCGGTTTTTCCAATCCTAATAAATCAAGCATTGTTGGAGTGATGTCAGCCAATTTTCCGTCTGTTCTCAATTTTGCATCTTTCATATCATTTGTAATGAAGATAAATGGAACTGGATTTACAGTATGTGCTGTGTGAGGTTCTCCAGTTTCAGGATTTACCAATAAATCAGCATTTCCGTGATCCGCAGTAATTAATACCGCACCATCAAGTTCCAGCACTTTCCTTACAATTTGTCCCGTACAATTATCCACAGCTTGACAAGCCTGAATAACAGCATCAACATTTCCTGTATGTCCAACCATATCAGGATTTGCAAAGTTTAATACAACTGTATCAACTTTTCCAGTATTTAACTCTTCAATTAATCTTTCTTTAACTTTGTAAGCACTCATTTCAGGCTGCAAGTCATAAGTTGCAACTTTTGGTGAATCAGACAATAATCTTATTTCCCCTGGATATGGTTCTTCTTTTCCACCGTTGAAGAAGAATGTAACGTGTGCATATTTTTCAGTTTCTGCTGTTCTTACTTGAATCAATCCAGCTTCTGATACCACTTCCCCAAATCCGTTTACAATTGTTTCAGGCGGGAATGCCACTGGTGAACTGAATGTCGCATCATATTGAGCCATTGTAGCAAAGTTCACTTTAGGATAAACTTTTCTTGCAAATCCAGTAAACTCAGGATCAACAAATGTTCTAGTCAACTGTCTAGCTCTATCAGGCCTAAAGTTTGCAAAAATTACACCATCCCCATCTTTAATCAATCCATTGTCTTTTGAACCAATTTTCACAGGTTTTACAAATTCGTCTGTAATTCCTTCTGCATAGGAGTTTCTAATGGCTTCATCAGCAGTAGCAGCCAAGTTTCCGTCTCCAGAAGTCAAGGCATTGTAGGCAAGTTCCACTCTGTCCCAGTTATTATCCCTATCCATTGCATAGTATCTTCCAACAACTGTAGCGATTTTTCCTACACCAAGTTCATCCAACGCTTTTTGCAACTGTGCCAAGTATTCCACTCCACTTTCAGGGGCAGTATCTCTTCCATCCATAATCGCATGAACATAAACTTCTGTAAGGCCTTTTTTCTTAGCCATATCAACTAATCCAATTATATGGTTAATGTGACAATGAACCCCACCATCAGAAGTCAATCCTGTAATATGTAAAGCTTTTCCGTTCGCTTTTGTAGTTTCCATAATATTTGATAACACTTCATTCTCTAAAATTGTACCTTCTTTAATAGCCTTTGAAATTTTTGGCAGCATTTGATAAACTACTCTTCCCGCACCAATATTTGTATGCCCAACTTCTGAATTTCCAAACTGTCCCTCAGGCAGTCCTACAAATTCTCCATCTGCTCTCAATTCAGTATGAGGATACTCTTTAAGATAATTGTTAAAATTAACTGGATGTGCCAATTTCACCCCATCAACTTCATTATCATGATGGTTCATTCCCCATCCATCCAAAATTATTAAAACCACTGGTTTTTTCTTCATAAGCATTCTTCCTTCCATTTTTTTAAATAACTTTCTTTTTCTATATCTATTATACAGATTTTTTAGAAATTTATCAAGGAATTTGAATAAAAAATTTCTCTCTATCTATTTATATATTTTAGTAAAAAAATTTTAGTAAATAAATGTTTTTTCTATAATTTTTATGTTTTTCTTTTTTATAAAGTAAGGAAAATCAATCGCCATTTTAATTCACTTATGAACAATTATTTTCAATTAAAATTATAATTCTTTATTTAATAAGCAAAATTTCGTTAGAAGAAAGTTTTGCGTTAAGCGGGGATGCAAGGGCATGGCGTCTGATGCCCTTGCGTTAAAATAAATTAAAATATAAAGGAAAAAATACTTATTAATCAAAATAACTTTTAACAGAAAACAGAAAAATTTATTCTTTATAGCTTGATTTTTATTGAAAAAAATGATAATATATTGTGTAATTTGCATATATTGAATTATATAGCATTTTATTTCATAAATAAAAATTATTGAAAGGAGAAATAAATGGCACACTCAAAATCATCTAAAAAAAGAGTTTTTATCGGTGAAAGAAATGCAGCTAGAAACCAAGCTATTAGAAGCAGAACTAGAACTTTCGTAAAAAAAGTGCTTACTGCTGTTGAAGCTAAAAATGTCGACGAAGCTAAATCAGCATTACAAGTAGCATATAAAGAATTAGATAAAGCTGTAACAAAAGGTGTTATTAAGAAAAACACTGCATCAAGAAAAAAATCTAGATTAACATTAAAAGTTAATTCATTGGCAAATTAATTTCTTTGCCATTGATTGATTTTAAAAAAATTTTTTTAAGATTAACAAAACAAAAGACTATCCTTCAACCTCTAGATAGTCTTTTTTTATTATATAATTTTAATTACTCTTCCTAAACAATTCTCTTATCCTCAAATTATTTTTTCGTGCTTTCAAAATCCATGAAA
Protein-coding regions in this window:
- the gpmI gene encoding 2,3-bisphosphoglycerate-independent phosphoglycerate mutase, producing the protein MKKKPVVLIILDGWGMNHHDNEVDGVKLAHPVNFNNYLKEYPHTELRADGEFVGLPEGQFGNSEVGHTNIGAGRVVYQMLPKISKAIKEGTILENEVLSNIMETTKANGKALHITGLTSDGGVHCHINHIIGLVDMAKKKGLTEVYVHAIMDGRDTAPESGVEYLAQLQKALDELGVGKIATVVGRYYAMDRDNNWDRVELAYNALTSGDGNLAATADEAIRNSYAEGITDEFVKPVKIGSKDNGLIKDGDGVIFANFRPDRARQLTRTFVDPEFTGFARKVYPKVNFATMAQYDATFSSPVAFPPETIVNGFGEVVSEAGLIQVRTAETEKYAHVTFFFNGGKEEPYPGEIRLLSDSPKVATYDLQPEMSAYKVKERLIEELNTGKVDTVVLNFANPDMVGHTGNVDAVIQACQAVDNCTGQIVRKVLELDGAVLITADHGNADLLVNPETGEPHTAHTVNPVPFIFITNDMKDAKLRTDGKLADITPTMLDLLGLEKPAEMDGSTLIIK
- the rpsT gene encoding 30S ribosomal protein S20: MAHSKSSKKRVFIGERNAARNQAIRSRTRTFVKKVLTAVEAKNVDEAKSALQVAYKELDKAVTKGVIKKNTASRKKSRLTLKVNSLAN